In Ornithinibacter aureus, the genomic stretch TTCGACCCCGCGCGCGACTCCCTCTACCCCGACCGCATCCGCCGCCGCCCGCCGGGGGTCGACTCGGCCGGCCTCGGCTCCCACCTCGACCCCGGCACCCTCGACCTGTGGATGACGACTGCCTACCAGCAGGCCTTCCGGCACCTGTTCGACGGCACGGTCGAGCAGTACGACCCGTGGGACGCCGCCCACCGCACCGCCGGCCCGCAGTACCCGGGCTCGACCATGTGCTCGGCCTTTCGCACCTTCCAGGGCTGGACGGCCCTGTCCGACATGGACCACGACCAGGGGGTGCTGCACACCGTGCCGATCCCCGAGGCGATGGGCTACCTCATGCTGCGTCCGCTGCTCGATGACGTCGCCGACGACGACATGTGCGGGGTCACGACCGGGCAGGTCTTCCCCGCCACCGAGACGTGGCACTCCCTCCTGCTGCGCGCCATGGCCGGCATCCCCGACGTGCGCGCCGGCGACTCGGTCTGGTGGCACGCCGACATGATCCACAGCGTCGCGCCGGTGCAGGACCAGCAGGGCTGGGGCAACGTCATGTACATCCCCGCCGCACCCTGGTGCCCCCGCAACGAGGTCTACAGCGAGCACGTGCGCGAGGCCTTCCTCACCGGCTCCAGCCCGAGCGACTTCCCCGAGGAGCACTACGAGCGCGAGTGGCCCAACCGGTTCAGCGCGGCAGACCTCAACGAGACCGGCCGCGCCGGTCTCGGGATGGCCTGAGCCCAATTCGGCGGCGTCCTGCCGGCTGGGACCCCCTCTGCGGACCCACCGACCGGCAGAAGGGCCCGTCGGCCCGACCGGCCACGCTCGAGGCGACGCGCGATCGACACCACTGCCGGTTAGTCGGCCCGCCCCCCAGGCGAGATCGCTACGCCAAGGGGCCGGTGACGGCCTCGGCCGCGCGCCGGATGCTCCCGTCGACGACCAGACCCACAGCCGTCTCGATCTCGGGAGCCAACCAGCGGTCGGGACCGGGGCGGCCGGCATCCGACGCCGTGAGCGTGGCGACGACGGATGCCGTCGCGGGCGCCGGTTCCAGCGGCGCCCGCAGCTGGATGCCGCGCGCCGCGGTGAGCACCTCGACCGCCAGCACGCGCGACAAGCCGTCGACGCTGCGGCGCAGCTTGCGAGCCGAGGACCAGCCCATGGAGACGTGGTCCTCCTGCATGGCCGAGCTCGGGATGGAGTCGACGGAGGCGGGTGCGGCCAGGCGCTTCATCTCGGAGACGATGGCGGCCTGGGTGTACTGCGCGATCATGTGGCCGCTGTCGACGCCGGGGTCGTCGGCGAGGAACGGCGGCAGGCCGTGGTTGCGTGCCTTGTCGAGGAACCGGTCGGTGCGGCGCTCGGACATGGAGGCGACGTCGGCCGCGACGATGGCGAGGAAGTCGAGCACGTAGGCCACCGGGGCGCCGTGGAAGTTGCCGTTGCTCTCGACGCGACCGTCCGGGGTGACGACGGGGTTGTCGACCGCCGAGGCGAGCTCCCAGCCGGCGACGCGGGCGGCGTGGTCGACCGTGTCGCGGGCGGAGCCGGTGACGATCGGGGCGCAGCGCAGCGAGTAGGCGTCCTGGACGCGGGTGCAGGCCTCGGTGCGGTGGCTCTCACGAATACCGCTGTGCGCCATCAGGGTTCGGATGTTTTCGGCTGACACGGCCTGACCCGGCTGGGGCCGCAGGGCGTGCAGGTCGGCGGCGAAGACGTCGTCGCTGCCGAACAGGCCCTCGACCGACATGGCCGTCGCGACATCGGCGACGACGAGCAGGTCGCGCAGGTCGTGGATGGCCAGGCAGAGCATGCCGAGCATGCCGTCGGTGCCGTTGATGAGGGCCAGGCCCTCCTTCTCCTGGAGCTCGACCGGCGCGATGCCGGCGTCCGCGAGGGCCTGCGCGGCCGGCATCCGATCGCCGTTCGCGTCGCGAACCTCACCCTCGCCCATGAGCGCGAGCGCGCAGTGCGACAGCGGCGCGAGGTCGCCGGAGCAGCCGAGCGAGCCGTACTCGTGCACGACCGGCGCGATGCCGGCGTTGAGCATGGCGACGTAGGTGGTCAGGGTCTCCTCGCGGATGCCGGTGCGCCCGGTCGCCAGCGTCGAGATGCGCAACAGCATCAGGGCGCGCACGACCTCTCGCTCGACCTCGGGGCCGGAACCGGCCGCGTGGGAGCGGACGAGGGAGCGCTGCAGCTGGCGGCGCATCTCGGTGGGGATGTGGCGGGTGGCCAGCGCCCCGAAGCCGGTGGAGACTCCGTAGTGCGGTTCGGTGTCGTCGGCCAGCCCGCGGATGACCTCGCGGGTGCGGCGCACCTCGGCGAGCGACTCCGGGGCCAGGGCGATCGGGGCGTCGTGGCGGGCGACCTGCACGACCTCGTCGATGGTGAGGGGGCCGAGACCGACGGTGACGGGCTCGAGGCCGGGGGTGGAGGATGCGCTGCTCATGACGTCCATTGGAGCGCGACGGATGCCGTCCGCGACAGGCGAGCGGACGGCATACCGTCTCAGGGGCGAGACTCGACACCGGCTCCCGGCCCTGTAACCCGAGTGACCGATAGGTCGACCCAGGTCCGGCGCCGACGGTCCGGGACGTCCCCCGAGTGACCAATAGGTCGATGTGGGTACGGGCTGCCCGTACCCCGAGTGACCTATTGGTCGATCTCGGTACGCTCAGCGGCGGCGACGAGGGCCGCGTACTGCCCTCCGGAAGCGACGAGCTCGTCGTGGGTGCCCGACTCCACGAGGCGGCCGGCGTCGAGCACGGCGATCCGGTCGGCGTCGCGCACGGTCGACAGGCGGTGGGCGATCGTGATGGTGGTGCGTCCACGGGCCAGCTCGTCGAGCGCCCGCTGGAGGGCCCGCTCGGTGCTGGTGTCGAGCGCCGAGGTGGCCTCGTCGAGCACGAGCACCGGGGGGTCGCGCAGGATCGTGCGGGCAACAGCGAGTCGCTGCTGCTCACCCCCGGAGAAGCGGTGCCCACGCGCCCCCACGACGGTGTCGAGTGCGTCTGGCAGGGACGCCACGAGGTCGGCGACCTGGGCGGCGGCCAGCGCCGCCCACAGCTCCCCCTCGCTCGCCTCGGGGCGGGCAAGCAGCAGGTTGTCACGCACCGGGGCGTGCACGAGGTAGCTCTCCTGAGAGACCACACCGACGATCGATGCGAGCACGTCGGGGTCGAGGTCGCGCACGTCGACACCGTCCACCGTGACGCGGCCGGCATCCGGGTCGTGGAGGCGGGCAAGGAGGCCTGCGACGGTCGACTTGCCCGATCCGGTGGCCCCGACGAGGGCCAGCGTCGACCCGGCCGGAACCGCGAGCGTGAGCCCGGCGACGGCATCCCGGTCGGCGCCGGGGTAGCGCAGGGTGACTCCCTCGATGGCCACCGAACCACGCACGGATGCCGGGTCGAGCGACACCGGGTGCGTCGGCGCCGGAACGTCGGGCACCAGGTCGAGGTACTCGAAGACCCGCGAGAACAGCGCCATCGACGCCACCCACTGGGCACCCACGTTGAGCAGCCCCATGAGCGGGCGGAAGATGCCGGCCTGAAGCGTCGTGAACGCGACGAGCGTGCCGATCGTCATGCCGCTCGACGTCGCCGGCAGGCCGGCCGCGAGGTAGACCAGCGCCGGGATGACCGCAAAGACGATCTGCATCGTGGCCATCCGCCAGCGCCCGGCCAGCTGCGAGCGCAGCTCGAGGTCGACGAGCTCGTGCGAGGTCGTCGCGAAGCGCTGTGCGTTGCGGGTCGAGGTGCCGAGCGTCTTGGCCAGGCGCACGCCGCTCACCGAGAGCCCCTCGTCGATCTGGTGGTTGAGGTCGGCGAGGTGGCGTTGCTGCTGGGCGGTCACGGCTCGTCGGATCAGGGCGACCTTGCGCGTGAGCCAGAGGGCCGGCGGGATGACGAGCAGCGACAGCAGGGCCAGGCGCCACGAGAGCGCGACCATCGCGATGGCCGTGGCGACGGCGGTCGTGAGGTTGGCCGCGATCGAGGTGGCTGTCGAGGTGACGACGCCCTGCATCCCGTTGACGTCGTTGGTCAGCCGCGACTGCACCTCGCCGCCGCGGGTGCGCGTGAAGAAGCCCAGCGACTGGCGCTGGAGGTGGGTGAACACGCGTGTTCGCAGTTCGTGCATGACGCGCTGGCCGACCTGGGTCGACAGCCACGTCTGGAGCACGCCGAGCAGCTGGGTGATCGCCGCGACGGCGACCATGCCGCCGACGGCGAGCAGCAGCAGGCGCACGTCCTGCCGGGGCAGCGCGACGTCGACGATCTCGCGCACGAGGAACGGCTGGGCGAGCGACACGATGCTCGTCGCGACGATGATCGCGACGACGACGGCCACCCGGCCGCGGTGCGGGCGGAAGAGTGCGAGGACGCGGGAGATCGGCACGGGGGCGTCGGCGAGCTGGGCCCTGTCGCGGGGGTCGATGGTCATGGCACCGCCGCGACCACCGCCACCGCCTCGGCCGCCTCGCTCAGCGCGCTCGGTCAGGGGGCTGGGTGCCATTGGGCTGGAGGAGAAGGGGGTGGATGCCGTGGCGCCGGGGCCGTGGGACGCGCCGGCGTGCGGGGATCGGGTTTCAGTGAGGGTCGCCGTCATGGGCGTCCTCCTCTCGAACGAAGCAGTTAGTGAGGTTACCTCACAATGAGTCAAACACACGACCTCGCGCTAGCATTCCCGGCATGACCCGGCCCACCTCGTCCGAGACCCCCGACCTCGGTGACCTCGTCATGCGGGTGGCGCGCACCCTGCGCCGACGCGGCGCCGAGGCCATGGCCCCGTGGGAGATCGCCCCGCACCACGCTCGCGCCCTGAAGGTCATCAGCCGCCACGAAGGCCTCCGGCTCGGGGAGCTGGCCGCACACCTGCGGGTCGCACCCCGGTCGGTGACCGATGTCGTCGACGCCCTCGAGTCTCGCGGTCTCCTCGCCCGAGAACCCGACCCCGGCGACCGGCGGGCGACGGTGTTGGTGCTCACGGCATCCGGACGGCAGTTGATGCAGGAGATCGGGCAGGCCCGACGCGCGGACGCCGACACGTACTTCGCCCGCCTCAGCGCCACCGACCGCGCGGACCTCGAGCGCATCCTGCGCACCCTGGATACCGCGGGCTGACGCGATGGCGAATGCTCCCGCGGCCGGCCAGGCCCTCGACGTGCTCGGCCTCATCGCCCGGCGCGGCGAGCCGGTGCCCGCAGCAGCCATCGCGCGTGACCTCGGGCTGCCCCGCTCGACCGTCTACCACCTGCTCACGGTGCTCGTGGACCGCGGGTACGTGCGCCACCTGCCCGAGGCCCGTCGCTACGGGTTGGGGCTCGCGGCGTACGAACTGGGCTCGGCCTACCAACGTCAGGCCCCGCTGGAGCGACTGGCCCGTGGCGTCATGGACCATCTCGTCGACCAGACCGGACACAACGCCCACCTCGCCGTGCTGCATGGGCGCGACGTGCTCTACGTGATCGAGCAGCGCGCCACCGGGAGACCGTTGTTGGTCACCGACGTAGGGGTGCGACTACCAGCCGTGCTCACGGCATCCGGCCTCGCGATGCTCGCGGCGCTGCCACCGGCACAGGTGCGGGCCCTGTTCCCCGACCGCACTGCGCTCGTCCAGCGCGACGGTCGCGGGCCGGCATCCACGACGCGGCTGCGGGCCGAGTTGCAGACGGTGCGGCAGCGGGGGCACGCCGTGGAGGACGGCCTCGTGACACCCGGCATCGGCTCGGTCGCCGTCGCCGTGCTCGACCACAACGACTATCCGGTGGCGGGGGTGGCGGTGAGCTACCCGCAGGCCGACGTGGATGCCGTGGCGACCGCCGCGCTCGTGCGCGCGGTCACGCAGGCGGCCGGGTCGCTGGGGCGGCGGCTCGGCCGGGTCACCCGCTGACCGTGGGACAGATGTGACCAAAAGGTCAGATATGTCCCAGGCGGGTCGCGGCCTACGGTGGGTGGCATGAAGGCGATCACGATCCCCGAGTTCGGCGGCCCCGAGGCCCTGGTGCTCAGCGAGGTGCCCGACCCCGAGCCCGGCACCGGCGAGGTGCTGGTGCAGGTGGCCGCCGCCGGGGTCAACCGCGCCGACGTGCTGCAGCGGCAGGGCCACTACGCACCGCCACCCGGCGAATCCGAGGTGCCCGGGCTCGAGGTCAGCGGCACGATCGAGGCCCTGGGCGACGGGGTCGAGGGCTGGTCGGTCGGCGACGAGGTGTGTGCGCTGCTCTCGGGCGGGGGGTACGCCGAACTGGTGCGCGTGCCCGCTGGTCAGCTGCTGCCGGTGCCGAGCGGGGTCTCGCTCATCGAGGCCGCGGCGCTTCCCGAGGTCACGTGCACCGTGTGGTCCAACGTGTTCCTCACCGCCAACCTCCAGCCCGGCGAGACCCTGCTCGTGCACGGTGGGTCCTCCGGCATCGGGACGATGGCCATCCAGCTCGGTCGGGCGATCGGCGCCGTCGTGGCCGTCACGGCCGGGTCGCCGGAGAAGCTGGCGGCCTGCGCCGACCTCGGCGCCGAGGTGCTCGTCAACTACCGCGAGGAGGACTTCGTCGAGCGGGTGCTGGCCGCCACCGACGGAGCGGGCGCGGACGTCGTGCTCGACAACATGGGAGCCAAGTACCTCGCGCGCAACGTCGCGGTGCTCGCCACCGGTGGCCGGCTCGTGGTCATCGGGATGCAGGGCGGCACCCGCGCCGAGCTCGACCTCGGCGTGCTGCTGCGCAAGCGGGCCGCGGTGATTGCGACGTCGCTGCGGGCCCGGCCCCTCGGCGAGAAGGCCACGATCGTCGCGGCCGTGCGCGAGCACGTGTGGCCGCTCATCGAGGCAGGTGAGGTGCGCCCGGTGGTGATGTCACGGCATCCGCTCGCCGACGCCGCAGCCGCCCACCGCGAGCTCGAGGCGAGCGCCCACATCGGCAAGATCCTGCTGACCCCCTGACCTCTGTCGCGCAGTCGCGCGCACGTCGGTATGAGGATGCTCGCGCGCGTGGGTGCGCGGATGGGGTAGACATCAGGGCATGAGCACCGTCGCCCTGGTCCTGACGGGCCTCGTGGCCCTGATCCACGTCTACATCGTGCTGCTCGAGATGCTCTGGTGGGACACCCCGCGCGGCCGTGCTGCTTTCGGCACGAGCCGCGAGCTCGCCTCTCAGACGAAGGTGCTCGCCGCCAACCAGGGCCTGTACAACGGATTCCTCGTCGCGGGCCTGCTGCTGGCGATGGTAGGGCCGAGCGAGCACCGGTTCGCGTTCGCGGTGTTCACCCTGGGCTGTGTCATCGTCGCCGGGCTGTACGGGGCTGCGACGGCGAGCCGCAAGATCCTGTTCGTGCAGACGGTGCCCGCGGCCCTGGCGCTCGCCGCGCAGTTCCTCGCCCGCTGAGCCCCACTCCCTGAGACTGATTGCACTCCAGCCACCTCCCCCCTTCCCGACTTCGTGCGACTTGCGTGCGCCTCTGGCCGGGAATCCGGCGCTGAAGGGCACCGAAGTCGCACGAAGTCGGGAGGGGTGGACGTGTTGCGGGGGGCGTGAATACTCGGTATACATGAGCCCACGGCGGGGTACATACCGAGTATTCGGCGACGAGAGGGGGCGGCGATGTCCGTCAGATCTGGACTCATGGCACTCCTCGCCGAGGGGGAGAAGTACGGAGCCCAGCTGCGCAGCGAGTTCGAGGCACGCACCGGCGGCACCTGGCCACTCAACGTCGGGCAGGTCTACACCACGCTCGACCGTCTCGTGCGCGACGGCCTCGTGGAACAGGCGAGCGAGCCGGATGCCGAGGGGCGCATCACGTACCGGCTCACCTCCGCGGGCCGGCAGGTTCTCGACGCCTGGTGGACCACGCCGGTGGACCGCACCAACACTCCTCGCGACGAGCTGACGATCAAGCTCGCCCTCGTCGTGACCGCCCCCGGGGTCGACGTGCCCCGGGTTGTCCAGGCCCAGCGAACGGCCACGCTGCAGCACCTGCGAGACCTCACCCGCCTCAAGCGAGAGGCCCTCGGCAGCACAGAGGGGGCTGCCGAGGGCCTGGCCGTGCGCGCCGGCCGGGCCGGCGCCGGTGGCGAGAGAGGGGCCATCGGGGAGGACCCGATCGCGTGGCTGCTCGTCCTGGAGAACCTCATCTTCGCGACCGAGGGCGAGGCCCGATGGCTCGACCACGTCGAGACGGTCATCGCCCGCCGGCGCCCTCGGCCTGCGTACGCCGATCCGCACAGGACTCCGGACCACCAGACCCCGGCCACCCACCCACGCGGCGCCGACCCGGCATCCGACACCACGGCATCCACCACCGCCCGCCACCACGCCAGCACGACCCACCACACGTACACCGCGGGAAACCAGTCATGAGCACACCACACGTCGTCCTCACCGACGTCACGCGCATCCACGGCGACCGGAACATGGCGGTCGTCGCGCTCGCCGGGGTCAGCCTCGACATCCACCTCGGCGAACTCGTCGCCGTCATGGGGCCGAGCGGTTCGGGCAAGTCGACGCTGCTCAACATGGCGGGCGGCCTCGACCGACCGACGAGCGGCACCGTCACCATCGCCGGCGACCGACTGACCGACCTCGCACCGCGCGACCTCGCCAAGCTGCGGCGTCGCCGGATGGGCTTCATCTTCCAGGACTACAACCTCATCCCGAGCCTGACCGCGGCCGAGAACGTCGCGCTGCCGCTCGAGCTCGACGGCACGCGCGCCAGCCAGGCCCGGCGTCAGGCCCGCCGCACCCTCGACCTGATGAACCTCATGGAGCTCTCCGACCGCTTCCCCGACCAGATGTCCGGCGGCCAGCAGCAGCGCGTCGCCATCGCCCGCGCGCTCGTCGGAAGCCGCCGCTTCGTGCTCGCCGACGAACCGACCGGAGCCTTGGACAGCCACACCGGCGAAGAGGTGCTGCGTGTGCTGCGCGAGCGCTGCGACGAGGGGGTCGCCGGGCTGCTCGTCACCCACGAGGCGCGACACGCCGCCTGGGCCGACCGGGTGGTGTTCCTGCGCGACGGCGTCGTCGTCGACAGCACCGGCCATCGCGAGCAGGCGGAGGACCTCCTCGCCGCGGGCGAGGCTGCGCGATGACCACGCTGGTCCGCCCGGAGGGACGCCCTGGGGGCCCCACCGGGGGGCGCGCCGACGGCGGTCGCCACACCCGCGACGCAGGTGGTGAGCCGAGCCGGTTCGCCGCCTGGCGCGCGAGCTGGGCGGTCGCGCTGCGGATGGCACGCCGAGACGTGCGTCGGCACAAGGGGCGCAGCGCGCTCGTCGTCGTCATGGTCGTGCTTCCCACCCTGTTGCTGTCGGCCCTGGTCACGGTTGCCGCCACCTCCGATGTCTCGGGGGCCGAGGTGATCCCCTCGATGATGGGGTCGGGCCAGGCACTCCTCGAGGGCCCTGATGCTCTGATGATCTCCCAGGAAGCCTCCACCACCCAGGGATACGGCAGCGGGCCCGAGCAGGCGAAGCCTGTCCCCGGCTTCGACGCCAGCGGCGACGCCTTCACCAATGCGGATGCCGTCTCGCAACTCGTGGGGGCTCCGGTCGTCCCGACGTCCACGTTTCTTGCGCGGACGACGATCGGCGACCGCCGAGTCAGCGTCGACGCAACCGCCCTCGACGGGCGAGCCGGTCTGGGTGACAAACTGCGGCTGCTGTCCGGCCGATGGCCCGAGGGCGACCGGCAGGCGCTCGTGACGGCGCACTGGCTGTCGCGTGGCCTTCCCGACAGCGGCACTGTCACCGTGACCGTCGCCGGCGCACAGCACACCCTGGACATTGTCGGCGTGGCCGCGATCCGCGAGCTGTATGGCTCGCCCGGCCTCGTCGTCTCCGAGCCACTCAGGAACGGCACGACCTCGGTCTCGGGCAGACACGCGTGGATCGTCACCGGGGACGACCCGGTCACCTGGTCGGAGGTGCTGGCCCTCAACCAGTACGGCTTCCAGGTCACCTCGGCCGCGGTGCTGCGCGATCCACCATCGACTGCCGAGATCCCCGAAGAGGCCAGGGGGTCAGCCGCCGCCGACAACCAGCAACTGAACCTCGTCATCGCGCTCGGCGCGGCGATGCTGCTCATCACGACGGCCCTGCTCGTCGGGCCGGCCTTCGCGGTCAGCGCGGCGCGACAGCGGCGCACTCTGGCGCTGGCGGCCAGCAACGGCGCGAGCACCGCCGTGCTTCGGCGCACGGTGCTGGCCCAGGCACTGGTGCTGGGCACGGCATCGGCGGTGCTCGGGGTGCTGCTCGGGGTCGCCGCCGCCCGGGGGATCATCGCGTGGACGATGCGCGGGGGCCAGGGCATCGCAGGTCCCTTCGACATCCGATGGGGCCTCCTGGCTGGCGTCGCCCTGTGCGCGGTGGCCAGCACACTCATCGCGGCACTTGCGCCGGCGCGACGGCTGGGTCGCCTCGACATCGTGGGGGTGATGCGGGGTCAGAGCGTCTCTCCCCGCCCGAGCCGTTGGGTGTTCGCCGCCGGCCTGCTCATCGCGGGAGCAGGCGGTGCGCTGATCCTGTGGGGGACGGGGCTCATCTCGACCGACGGGGGTGTTCGCTATGTCTTCGGGGTCTCACCGGAGGTCTTCGTGGTCGCCGGAGCCGTCGCCCTCATCCTCGGCGCACTCTTCCTCGTTCCCATGGTCCTGGCTGGGGTCGGCCGCCTCGGGGGCTCACTCCCCACGTCGCTTCGGATCGCCGCACGCGACCTCGCACGCCACCGGTCACGAAGCGCCCCCTCAGTTGCTGCCGTTCTCGCGGCCGTCTCGGGCCTGACCTTTGGGCTCACCGGCCTGTCCAGTGACACGGTGCAACGTGAACGTGAGTACGTCGCCCAGACCATCAGGGGGGAGGCACTGGTGCAGGCACCCACCGGCCTGCTGGACGTCGCCGCGGTTCGGGCAGCGGCACCCTCACTCGTCGTCTCGGAGAACTTCGCGGTCGACACCGGCGACCCTTGGCTGCGCGACGAGGAACCGACCGCGCCATACCGGTTGCTCTTCGCCAACGTCGTGCCCGATGGCTGCACGCCCGAACGCAGCGTGAACGACCTGCAGTGGATCCCGCCCAACGACGACGAGGCGTACTTGGGCTCCCCCTGCCAGGTGGCGGGTACCAACGGCTACAACGGGATGACGTTGACCCTCCTGCCCGCCGACGAGATCGCGAGGCGACTGGGTCTCGACGCCGCGCAGTCACAGGCGGTGCGGGACGGCGCCGCCGTGGTGCGCGGCACGCGTGGTGTGGACGCGTCGGGCACGGTCCGGATCGTGCGGGGCACCACGCTCGCCGACCCCACCGCCGTCGAGGTCGTGGACGCGGTCCAGGACCTCGAGGTCGACCAGGACGTCAGGGTGCCGGTCATCGCCATGCCGCAGACGAAGGACTCGGCAGCGCGGATGCTCGGCGCATCCTTGGTACTCGCCATCGACACGCCGACGACCCGTGACTGGCCGACCCTGCCGACAACGCTCACCGTTCGGGATCCTTCCGGGTCCCCGATCAGCGATGAGACTGCCGAGCAGCTGAGCCTCGCCCTCGGCGACGACGCCTGGGTCGCGGTGGAGCAAGGGTTCCAGCGGGAGGACAGGCTCGTCGTCGCAATCCTGCTCGGCGTGTTCGCCCTGCTCGTGCTCGTCATCACGCTCACGTCCACCGCTCTCACGCTGGCCGAGCAGCAGAGCGACCAGGCGACCCTGGCGGCGCTCGGGGCGACCCGGGGTACCCGACGGGCCATGGCGGCCGCCCAAGCGTTCATGCTCGCAGCGGTCGGGTGCCTGCTGGGGGTCGCCGTCGGGCTCGTACCAGGCAGTGCCATGGCCAGGTTGCTGACGAGCCAGGGCTGGGACCCGCTGACCGGCGCCTCGACGTCGGACGGCGCGATCCTCGTCATCCCGTGGTTCTCACTGCTCATCGTGGGCGTGCTGGTACCGGTGGTGGCGGGCGCGATCGCGTGGGCCGGCATCCGCAAGGCTCCGCAGGTCACCCGCCGCGCCACCTGACCCTCTGAACTTTCTCGCCCGATGCCGGAAGGTTCACCTTCGCAAGGCATCCAATGTGGTGCGAACGTGAAGCTAGTGGCATCGGGCGGGAAGATTCTTGGCCGCCGGGGTCGGGCGGGGATGCCGGTAGAATGGCCGGAGCACAGGGTCCTGGTGCGTCCTTGGAGGCGGGTTCGGCGCACACTCGTTTCGCCCTCCCCGGGCGCAGACCAGGAAGCTGCGCATGTCCCCCCTCGCCTCCTACCGGCGGCTGTTCAGCCTCGCCGGCCCGCTCTACGTCGCCATCGCCTTCATCGGCCGCCTCCCCTTGGCCATGGCCCAGATGGGCACCCTGCTGCTCGTCGCCGGAACCACCGGCTCCTACGGCACCGGTGGCGCCGCCGCCGGCGCCCTGGCCGTGACCAACGCCATCGGCGCCCCGATCGCCGGGGCCCTGGCCGACCGGGTCGGGCAACGGCCCGTCGTGTTCGTCCAGTCGGTGCTCGGCGGGCTCGGGCTGATCGCCCTCGTCGTGCTCGCCCACGCGCAGGTCACCCCGTGGATCGTCATCCTCACCGCAGCCGTCGCCGGCGCCGCGATGCCGCAGATCGGCCCACTCGCACGGGTGCGCTGGCGCCCCATCACCCGCAACCAGCAGCACCACCAACCGCGCCTGATGGAGGCCGCCTTCTCCTACGAGGGCGCCGCTGACGAGGCCTCCTTCGTGCTCGGCCCGGCGCTGCTCGGCCTCATCGTCGTCGTGGCCAGCCCCGAGATCGCCCTGCTCATCGCCGCCGCGATCCTGCTCGTCTTCGGCTGCGCATTCGCGTTGCACCCCACCGCCCGCCTCACCCACGCCCACCGCCCGGATGCCGTGACCACCGCCCGTCTCGTCACCGGCACCTTCGCGATCCTGCTCGTGGCACAACTGCTCATCGGGGTGGTGTTCGGCTCCATCCAGACCGGCACGACGGTGCTCACCACGGATGCCGGGCAGAGCGGCCTCGCAGGTCTGGTGCACGCCTGCCTCGGGGTCGGGTCGGTCATCGCCGGGCTCGCCGTCGCGGCCCTGCCCGCCCGCTTCGGGTACG encodes the following:
- a CDS encoding PadR family transcriptional regulator; its protein translation is MSVRSGLMALLAEGEKYGAQLRSEFEARTGGTWPLNVGQVYTTLDRLVRDGLVEQASEPDAEGRITYRLTSAGRQVLDAWWTTPVDRTNTPRDELTIKLALVVTAPGVDVPRVVQAQRTATLQHLRDLTRLKREALGSTEGAAEGLAVRAGRAGAGGERGAIGEDPIAWLLVLENLIFATEGEARWLDHVETVIARRRPRPAYADPHRTPDHQTPATHPRGADPASDTTASTTARHHASTTHHTYTAGNQS
- a CDS encoding ABC transporter ATP-binding protein gives rise to the protein MSTPHVVLTDVTRIHGDRNMAVVALAGVSLDIHLGELVAVMGPSGSGKSTLLNMAGGLDRPTSGTVTIAGDRLTDLAPRDLAKLRRRRMGFIFQDYNLIPSLTAAENVALPLELDGTRASQARRQARRTLDLMNLMELSDRFPDQMSGGQQQRVAIARALVGSRRFVLADEPTGALDSHTGEEVLRVLRERCDEGVAGLLVTHEARHAAWADRVVFLRDGVVVDSTGHREQAEDLLAAGEAAR
- a CDS encoding FtsX-like permease family protein; this encodes MTTLVRPEGRPGGPTGGRADGGRHTRDAGGEPSRFAAWRASWAVALRMARRDVRRHKGRSALVVVMVVLPTLLLSALVTVAATSDVSGAEVIPSMMGSGQALLEGPDALMISQEASTTQGYGSGPEQAKPVPGFDASGDAFTNADAVSQLVGAPVVPTSTFLARTTIGDRRVSVDATALDGRAGLGDKLRLLSGRWPEGDRQALVTAHWLSRGLPDSGTVTVTVAGAQHTLDIVGVAAIRELYGSPGLVVSEPLRNGTTSVSGRHAWIVTGDDPVTWSEVLALNQYGFQVTSAAVLRDPPSTAEIPEEARGSAAADNQQLNLVIALGAAMLLITTALLVGPAFAVSAARQRRTLALAASNGASTAVLRRTVLAQALVLGTASAVLGVLLGVAAARGIIAWTMRGGQGIAGPFDIRWGLLAGVALCAVASTLIAALAPARRLGRLDIVGVMRGQSVSPRPSRWVFAAGLLIAGAGGALILWGTGLISTDGGVRYVFGVSPEVFVVAGAVALILGALFLVPMVLAGVGRLGGSLPTSLRIAARDLARHRSRSAPSVAAVLAAVSGLTFGLTGLSSDTVQREREYVAQTIRGEALVQAPTGLLDVAAVRAAAPSLVVSENFAVDTGDPWLRDEEPTAPYRLLFANVVPDGCTPERSVNDLQWIPPNDDEAYLGSPCQVAGTNGYNGMTLTLLPADEIARRLGLDAAQSQAVRDGAAVVRGTRGVDASGTVRIVRGTTLADPTAVEVVDAVQDLEVDQDVRVPVIAMPQTKDSAARMLGASLVLAIDTPTTRDWPTLPTTLTVRDPSGSPISDETAEQLSLALGDDAWVAVEQGFQREDRLVVAILLGVFALLVLVITLTSTALTLAEQQSDQATLAALGATRGTRRAMAAAQAFMLAAVGCLLGVAVGLVPGSAMARLLTSQGWDPLTGASTSDGAILVIPWFSLLIVGVLVPVVAGAIAWAGIRKAPQVTRRAT
- a CDS encoding MFS transporter, yielding MSPLASYRRLFSLAGPLYVAIAFIGRLPLAMAQMGTLLLVAGTTGSYGTGGAAAGALAVTNAIGAPIAGALADRVGQRPVVFVQSVLGGLGLIALVVLAHAQVTPWIVILTAAVAGAAMPQIGPLARVRWRPITRNQQHHQPRLMEAAFSYEGAADEASFVLGPALLGLIVVVASPEIALLIAAAILLVFGCAFALHPTARLTHAHRPDAVTTARLVTGTFAILLVAQLLIGVVFGSIQTGTTVLTTDAGQSGLAGLVHACLGVGSVIAGLAVAALPARFGYGSRVLVAALGLALLSLPLLLTDTVPQLFAVVLVLGFVVAPYMISVFMLGERAAPVERVGAAMTLLAGATGLGYALGSATAGRLADVHGHHGAFAVTVGAAVTAAALATASQPALRRV